From the Eschrichtius robustus isolate mEscRob2 chromosome 19, mEscRob2.pri, whole genome shotgun sequence genome, the window GAGAGAGGCTCCGCGGAGCCTGGGAAGATTGGAATCCGGTGGGAGAGCAAGAGCCTTGAGCCCGAAGTGGGCGGGTTTCAGGCGGGCGGGTCCCAGGCGGGCGGGGCAGTGTTCAGGCAAGCGCGTTAGTGAGGATCGCGCTCGCTGCAGGGAGGAGAAGGAGTTCGGCTTTCGAGGGGCAGAAGGCCGGCTGCTGCTACTGCAGAACTGCGGGGTCCGCGTCCAAGTCGCCGAGGGAGGCGCGGTGAGTGGTGAGGCTGGCTTGGGTGGGTTACTGGGCCCGACTTCCTGACAACTCCTGAGACCCGGTCCCTGAACTCACTCCTCCAGCCCGCGGAGTTCTACCTCCAGGTGGACCGCTTCAGCCTGCTGCCCACGGAGCAGCCCCGGGAACGGGTGACTGGTTGGTAAGTGGTGCCTCCACCCTCCAGCTGTACTCCCCACCCAAGCCTGGCTGGCGTTGGCGTAGGCCTTGGGCTCCTAGTTATATTGACTGCCTACTACTTCTCTTTCCCAGCAACCAGGACCCGGATGTGCGGAAAAAGCTCTATGACTGCTTGGAGTGAGTTCGGTGTTGGGCTCTTGGGTCAGGTGTGGTTCGGTCAGGGAATGGCAAATCTTGTGTTATCAGATAGGCTTCAGGATTTTTCCTCAGGCTTGTCCTCTCTGTTTCTCTAGGGAGCATCTTTCAGAGTCCACCTCCCCCAGTGCAGGTACTTATAGGGGTTGGCCAGTTGCCCTAACTCCCTGTAGAGTGATCTCTCCAGCCATCACCCCCCTGCTTCCTTAATAAGTCCTTCTCCCCCCCACTCCCGTTCctcttctttgagcctcagcccATCCCCCGGTCCTCTGTCCCTAGGCCTTTCACTGTCCCAACTTCTGGATGAGGTAGAGGAGGACCAGGAGCATCGGGGGGCGCTAGTGAGCCTGGCTGAGAGCTGTCTGATGCTGGCAGGCCCTTGCACAGCAACCCCCCTCACCCGCTGGGCGACCTCACGCTGCAGAGCCACGGTCAGTCTGGGGCTTCTCTTGGGACATGTCGGAGTGGGGAGTTGGGCAAGGGCCAAACTGAATGTTCTCATCCTACAGGGAGAAGCTGTGTACTCTGTCCCCAGCCTATGGCTGCACATCTCTGAGAATGACCAGCAAATCCTGAGCTCTCTGGGCCCAGGTCAGAGGGCACAGGGTAAGGAGGACTGGAGAGGTCAAGAGGGGAGTGCCTGCGTGCCCAGTGCCCTCCGTGCTGATAAGCCTCCCCTGACCGCCAGGCCCTGAGCTACCCCCACCACACCCGGCTCTACAGGACCTATCGCTGACTCTcatctcctctcctccttcctcacccAGTTCCTCAGGTAAGCTGGTGTTCAGGCCCCATGTTCTTGGTGCTGTCTATCATTTAGATGCCTGGGCTACACAGGATGCTGTGAAAGGGTGCACAGCTGGGTGGGGGGGTGAACACAGTTCCTGCAGGCCTATGTTCACAGGTCATTCAGCTAGTCTGAGCTGAGAGGTCTGTGCCCATGGTGAGTCCGCTTCCTCCTCAGGAACCCCTGCCCTACCCAGCCACATGCTGTCAGAGGAAAGTGGTGCCAGTATCAGCCTTCTGCCTGCCTTGCCCTTGGCTGCTCCAGACCCAGCGCAAAAgggcagctcccagcccctgtcaACCATCTGCTCAGCCCatggccccctgccccccagttcCCCACACCCCAGCCATGTACCCAACTCCCCACCCCTGAGCTGCACCCCAAGTCTGTCACCCCTTGGCCATGTCCCCAGTCTACACCAGGCCCATGTAACCATGACCCAGAGACCTAGTCTGGAGTTCAAGGAGCTAGGGTTACCCCCCAAGACCGGGCAGCACTCTCCAAGGACAAGAACCACCAAGGGAGCCCTGGAGTCCAGCCCTGTCTGGGTGAGCATAGCACCCCTTACAACTGGAGGGTAgaatggggctgggctgggggtagCCTTGGATGAGGTTAGGGGCCTTTTTGGTCCCTCTCCAGACACCATACCCCCCCCTTCAGGACCCCCAAAAGAGGCATCGTGATGGTTCTGCCTTCCAATATGAGTACGAGccaccctgcccctccctgtGTGCCCAGGTCCAAGCTGCCAGGTGAGTGCCTGGGGGTGCCCCCAGTCTCTTGGTTACCTGTCCCAGTCTCCATTGGCCTACAACCATGGTTCTCTTCCCAGGCTCCCTCCCCAGCTTGTGGCCTGGGCCTTGCACTTTCTGATGGAGCCACAGCCGGAGGCGGAACTAACCCAGGTGTGAGGGGTCATGTGAGCACGTGGGAGGATGCGTGCACAGGTCCGTGCCTGGGGGTGGATAAACAAACAGGGCTCCACGCCAGCTTCCTTtaagttttttaataaaataatctcATGCGGCAGGAAAGGAGAAG encodes:
- the ACD gene encoding adrenocortical dysplasia protein homolog isoform X1, which encodes MAGLGSLVLRPWIRELVLGSEALSSPRAGQLLKVLQEAEAPGPSRAPDTSEGATLLVSDGTHSIRCLVTREALNASDWEEKEFGFRGAEGRLLLLQNCGVRVQVAEGGAPAEFYLQVDRFSLLPTEQPRERVTGCNQDPDVRKKLYDCLEEHLSESTSPSAGLSLSQLLDEVEEDQEHRGALVSLAESCLMLAGPCTATPLTRWATSRCRATGEAVYSVPSLWLHISENDQQILSSLGPGQRAQGPELPPPHPALQDLSLTLISSPPSSPSSSGTPALPSHMLSEESGASISLLPALPLAAPDPAQKGSSQPLSTICSAHGPLPPSSPHPSHVPNSPPLSCTPSLSPLGHVPSLHQAHVTMTQRPSLEFKELGLPPKTGQHSPRTRTTKGALESSPVWDPQKRHRDGSAFQYEYEPPCPSLCAQVQAARLPPQLVAWALHFLMEPQPEAELTQV
- the ACD gene encoding adrenocortical dysplasia protein homolog isoform X2, with product MAGLGSLVLRPWIRELVLGSEALSSPRAGQLLKVLQEAEAPGPSRAPDTSEGATLLVSDGTHSIRCLVTREALNASDWEEKEFGFRGAEGRLLLLQNCGVRVQVAEGGAPAEFYLQVDRFSLLPTEQPRERVTGCNQDPDVRKKLYDCLEEHLSESTSPSAGLSLSQLLDEVEEDQEHRGALVSLAESCLMLAGPCTATPLTRWATSRCRATGEAVYSVPSLWLHISENDQQILSSLGPGPELPPPHPALQDLSLTLISSPPSSPSSSGTPALPSHMLSEESGASISLLPALPLAAPDPAQKGSSQPLSTICSAHGPLPPSSPHPSHVPNSPPLSCTPSLSPLGHVPSLHQAHVTMTQRPSLEFKELGLPPKTGQHSPRTRTTKGALESSPVWDPQKRHRDGSAFQYEYEPPCPSLCAQVQAARLPPQLVAWALHFLMEPQPEAELTQV